TAATATTTCACTGAAGGGAGTTTGTTGGGTGCCTGTAACTACCATTCTGACGGTGTTATTATCAAGGGTGGTAAGGGTAATGTGACGAATATCTGAGCTAACGTCATTTACCTGAAATTGGTTGTCACCGTTGATGTTGAGGGTGGTATCTACAAAGTCGATAATTACTTGCTCGGATTCGTTCATAATTAGGGGAACGGGGCGCGTACCGTCTTCGGTTTCGATGGTGATTTCGATTCTTGATGGTTGGGGGTTGATTTGGATGCCTGTAATGGTGGTTTTGCTATTATTTTGGGCAACTATTAGGGGTTGCTTTTGATTTTCGATGGTTGTTTCTTGGGCTTCTGCGGGATTAGCTATGGTGAGAATTATTAATGATAATAGGGTTGATTTTTTGATTATTTGTATTTGTGTTTTGTTCATTTTTTTGATGGTTTAAAAATAGTTTGAATAGATCCCCCCTAGCCCCCCTTAATAAGGGGGGAATGAGTGTTAGGGTTTTTTCTAAATCGGCTGATTATGGAGCAATGAGTGTTAGGTTTTGCCCCCTAAATCCCCCAATTCTGGGGGACTTGAAATTATAAAAATAGATATTTAATTTAAGATGGTTAACTGTTTAACCATTCCCTATTGCCTATTCTCCATTCCCTGTCTTTAAACATAGGCAGAAACAGAAGTAGTAAGGGGACAAATTTGTTTGCCGATGGGGGTGTCGATAATGACGGTTTCTACGTCAAAAACGGCGGATATATTTTCGGGGGTTAAGACGGTTTCTATGTCGCCGATTTGATAGATTTGTCCTTGTTTGAGGAGGGCGAGGCGATCGCTATAGCGCACTGCTAGGTTAATCTCGTGTAATACTGTAATGATGGTTAAACCTTGTTTATTCAACTTTTTCAATAGTTCCAATAGTTGTAATTGATAGTGAATATCAAGGTAGGTGGTGGGTTCATCGAGTAATAACACTTGGGGATTTTGGGCAAGGGCAAGGGCTAAAAAGGCTCTTTGTCTTTCTCCCCCTGATAATTGGCTTACGGGGCGATCGCAATATGCCATTAATTCGGTTTCTTGGAGGGCTTGATATACCGCCTGTTGGTCTTCCCCTGTCAAATCCCATTGATACCATGATTGGTGAGGGGTACGCCCCAAACTTACCAACTGACGGACTGTTAAACCTTGGGGTATGGTTTGCTGTTGGGGTAGGATAGCTATTTTTTTGGCTACGGTTTGGGGAGGAAGGTTATGAATATCTTTACTGTCTAGTAAAATTTTTCCTTGACTGGGTTTAAGGATGCGACAGATGAGCTTGAGGAGGGTGGATTTTCCTGAGCCGTTAGCACCCACTAAACTAAGCCATTCTCCCCTTTCTAAATCGAGATCAACGGATTTGATAATGGCACTTTTTCCGTAACCACCATATAAGTTATAAGTATTTATAGGCATAGTAAATTATCTTAAAAAGAGCGTCTGTACAATAGCCATACGAAAAGGGGCGAACCAATCAGGGCGGTAACAGCGCCTACGGGTAACTCCACCGCACCGATGCGGGATATTAAGTCAGCCCAAGATAGTACCATGGCACCCCCTAATGCAGACATGGGTATTAAAAGACGATAATCATTGCTTTTGAATAAAAAGCGCATGGCATGGGGTACGAGTAAGCCCACAAAACCGATTAACCCTGCGATACTCACTGCCCCTGCTGCCAACATGGTAGCGGTGCCACCAATGAGTAAGCGCGATCGCCCCAGGGGAATCCCCAAACCCACCGCCAAATCATCACCGAGGTTAAGGACATTGACAAAACGGGCTAGTAAACAAGCAAAGGCGATCGCACCTAAAATGTAAGGACTAGCAAGGGTTAACTCCGCCCAACCCCTTCCATTAAGACTCCCCACAATCCAATTAAGCGCCCTTTGAATCCTGCCATCATCCGAGAGTAAGAGTAAAGTAGTTTGGATTGCCCCAAACAAAGAAGATACCGCCACTCCGCCCAAAATTAAACGTTCTACCCCGATGCCATTACCAGTTCTAGCGAGGGAATAAACCAAAGCAGTGGTAAGGATTGCCCCCAACCAAGAAGCAAGGGGAATCATGTACAGAAAAACATTCAGGGTGATTAACACCACCACCACCAACCCCGCCCCTGCGGAAATACCGAGCAAAAAAGGAGTTGCCAAGGCATTGCGCAACATTCCCTGCAACAAAGCTCCAGAAGTACCCAAAGCCGCCCCCACCACAAAAGCGGCTAAGATGCGAGGTAATCTTAAATCCCAAATAATTACCTGATTAATTTGCGCACCCTCACCTCGTAGGGCTTGATAAATTTCTGTAAAAGTTAGAGAAACTGAGCCTGATGACAAAGAAACAAAAAAAGTCAATAGTAGAGTAACACAAATAATTATTATTATCAATTGAGTTTTTCTACTACTGTTATGACTTTTAAGACTATCTAATGAACGGCTAGTTTCAACAGGTCGAACTCCTGTCTCAACAGTCATGGCATTTTGCTGTGATTACTATTATTAAAGGATTTTGTGAAAACATGGCATAAGTCGATAATTACGAACACCATTTATTTCTTTTCTCATTTATAACCAACTTTATAAATAATTGCAAATAATAATCAATAAAATATAAGTATCAAATGATTAAGATATTTATTAAAAAAACTCCCCATCACCTCTACCCCTCATCTTCCTTCTCCGCTCTTGATTTATTCATCGCCCTTAGCAGATAATGGAGTATGGACCAGTAAAAGAAAAATTATATGTTAAGAGCAGGAATTGTCGGACTCCCCAACGTAGGAAAATCAACCTTATTTAATGCCGTAGTAGCCAATGCCAAAGCCGATGCGGCGAACTTCCCCTTTTGTACCATTGAGCCTAATGTGGGAGTTGTAGCCGTGCCTGATGAGCGTTTAGATGTACTGGCAAAAATATCTAACTCCGCCAAAGTAGTCCCTACCCGCATCGAATTTGTGGACATTGCAGGGTTAGTCAAAGGTGCTAGTAAAGGGGAGGGGTTGGGAAATCAATTCCTTGCTAATATTAGAGAAGTAGATGCCATTATTCATGTAGTCAGATGTTTTGACAGTGATGATATTATCCATGTTTCTGGGTCAGTGGATCCAGTGCGTGATATGGAGGTTATCAATTTAGAATTATCCCTCGCTGATTTAACTCAAGTTGAGCGCCGAGTGGAAAGACTCAAAAAACAAGCCAAAAGCAACAATAAGGAAGCTGTGGCGGAAATGGAAATTTTAGAGAAAATTTTGCCTATCCTCAATGAGGGCAAAGCCGTTAGGGAATTAGAATTTACCCCCGAAGAAGAGGAAATTATCAAGCCCCTTGGTTTATTAACCTCAAAACCTGTTATCTATGCCGCCAATGTTAGTGATGAAGATTTAGCCACAGGTAACCAATGGGTAGAGGGTGTAAAAGCAGAAGCTACCAAACAAAATGCCATGGTTGTCATCGTTTCCGCGCAAGTGGAATCGGAGTTAGTAGAGTTAGGGCCAGAGGAAAAGGCAGAGTTTTTAGAATCTTTGGGAGTTGAAGAGGGAGGTTTGCAGTCTTTAATTAGGGCTACTTATGAATTACTCGGATTGCGTACCTATCTCACCACTGGAGAAACTGAAACTAGGGCATGGACTATTATTGCGGGAATGAAAGCACCTCAAGCGGCAGGAGTTATTCATTCTGATTTTGAACGGGGTTTTATTCGGGCTGAAACTGTTGCTTATAATGATTTGGTTAGTTGTGGCAGTATGGGGGCTGCCAAAGAAAAGGGTTTGGTTAGGGCTGAAGGTAAGGAGTATGTGGTGCAAGAGGGGGATGTTTTATTGTTCCGTTTTAATGTTTAGGGGTAATAATATTAGTTTTATTTAAGTTTATTTTTGATTGAAATCTTTTTATTTTAGTTGATTAGAAAAGGGCGATCGCCCTTTTTTTTTACTTATACTTAAGAAGCAATTTTTTTTGTCATACTAATAAATAGAGTACACAAGAATTGAATAAGAAAATATTATCACCAAAGATATTGATAATTAAAAATAGATAAGTCATAATAATTGCTACAACATTAAGAACAAGTTAAGAAAAATGAAAAGCAACAATATTTGGACAATTTTAATGATTTTATTATTAGGCGGCACCTCTGTATCCCTTGCCGCTTGTGCAGAAGATGGGGAAATTGCTCCTCCTCCTGCTGAGGAAGGTATCGAAATAGAAGAAGATACAGAAACACCTGAAGGAATTGAAACCGAAGAAGAAGAAACTGAAGAAGAAACCACTGAAGGTGAAGGGCAAGAGTGATTGGGATTAGTCAAAGATTTACAAATCGGTGATTTAATGTGTTACGCCACCTTAGAAAATGAAAACGGCGAGGAGTTTTATCGAGGGGCAAGTTTTGAAATTTGCGAACAATCGGAAACTTATCTTAATCAAACCGTTGCTTTAAGCTATGAGATGGTAAACATTAATGATTGTGAATCTATCGAACCCTGTGGCAAAACTCGTCAAGAGGAAATTATTACAGCCATGGAGATTATTCCATAATTTTGACTAATCATTAGCTAATTTTTTGGTGTCAGGAGTTAGGGTAAAAGGAAAAAGTTTATTTGAGTAAGATAAATTTGATTACTTTTACCCGAAATTTTTTCTGCCAAAGAGCAATAGATAATATCACCTCAATTGGGGAGGTTCAACAATTAGTTTACGATAGGGGGGAACTTAGTTAATAATAGGAGATTAGGTTATTACAAAAAATTTATATTTTAAACAATGCGTATCTCCTTTAAGTGGTTACAAGAATTAGTCGATATTAATATTTCCCCCGAAGAATTAGCCAAAACCCTCACCATTGCAGGGTTTGAAGTAGAAGACATGGAAGATAGACGCACTTGGGCTGATGGTGTGGTTGTTGGTAGAGTTTTAGAGTGCGATCGCCACCCAAATGCTGATAAACTGAGTCTATGTCAAATCGATATTGGCGAAGAAACCCCCTCCCAAATCGTCTGCGGTGCGCCCAACATCAGAAAAGATATATTTGTGGCGATCGCCACCCTTGGTACATATTTACCCAACGTAGATTTAAAAATAAAACCTGCCAAACTCAGAGGAGTAGAAAGTAAAGGCATGGTTTGCTCATTAGCTGAGTTAGGATTAACCAAAGAAAGCGAAGGTATCAAAATCCTCGAAGGAGACTTAACCGTAGGGCAAGATGTGCGCCCCCTCTTGGGCTTAGATGATGTCATCCTCGACATTACCGCCACCGCCAATCGTGCTGACGCCCTCAGTATGGTAGGCATTGCCAGAGAAGTAGCCGCCCTCACAGGGGGAGAGTTAAAACTACCCACCACCGAAATTATTACCCCCAACAATCAAACCGATAACCTCACCCTCCACATCCAAGAAACCTCCGCCTGTCCTGCCTATATTGGTACAATTATCGAAAACGTTAAAATTGCTCCCTCCCCCCCAATGGTTGCAATGGAGACTTGAAGCATCAGGAGTGCGCCCCATCAACAACGTCGTTGACGTTACCAACTACATCCTCCTCGAATGGGGGCAACCCTTACACGCCTTTGACAGGGAAAAACTAACCCAAATTACTAACAGCCAAACCTTAAATATTGGGGTGCGCTTTGCCCAAGAAAACGAAACCCTCACCACCCTAGACGGGCAAGAAAGACAACTAAAAGAGCAAAACCTACTCATCACCGCCAACAACCATCCCATCGCCCTAGGGGGAGTTATGGGAGGAGAAGAAAGCGAAGTAGATGACAATACCCAGAATATCATCCTAGAAGCCGCCCTCTTTGAACCTGTGCCAATCCGTAGAAGTGCCAGAAGTCAATCCATCCGCACCGAAGCCTCCACCCGTTACGAAAGGGGAGTTAACCAAGTGCAACTAGAAAAAGCCCTTAACCATGCCATAGCCATGATTACGGAGTTAGCCCAAGGTAACGTTACCGCCCAAGTTACCGCCGATAATCGTCGGGGAGAATTTACCAACACCATCCAACTCAGACTCAACCGTTTACACCAAGTATTAGGGAAAGTGATTGATGGGGAAGGGTTAACCGATGTTGCCCCCCAAGACGTGGAAAGAATTTTAACCGACTTAGGTTGTCAGTTGAAAGTAGAAACAGAAAACCCCTTAACCTGGGTTGTCACCGTGCCACCTTACCGTTATCGTGACTTGGAAAGGGAAATCGATTTAATTGAAGAAGTAGCCCGTTTATATGGTTATGATCGTTTTACCGATACCTTACCCCCCCAATCTCAAGTGGGTTATTTATCCTCCGAGGTGACAATCCAGCGCCAAATTAGTTCCGCATTGCGTGGTTTAGGCTTAACGGAATTGGTGCAATATTCCCTCGTTAAACCCGAAAAAGCCCAAATCAAAATCGCCAATCCTCTTTTCAGTGAATATTCTGCTCTCCGTAGCAACTTAATTGATGGTTTAATCAATGCCTTTGAATATAACCAAGCCCAAGGAAATGGTCATTTAAACGGCTTTGAAATTGGACGAGTTTTTTGGCTAGAAGGTGACAAAAGATGCGAAGGAGACGCACTGGGGGGTATCCTCGGCGGCAATTTATATAGGGATGGTATCTGGGTAAATAGTGGTAAACCTCAACCCATGTCATGGTATGAAGCCAAGGGCGTTTTAGAGAGTTTATTTAACAGTCTCAAAGCACCGATTACCTATCAGGCAGAATCCGATGATGAGCGTTTACACCCAGGGCGCACCGCAGGGTTATGGTTACATAAAACTAAAATTGGGGTATTTGGGCAACTTCATCCCCAGCTAAGGCAGGAAAGAGATTTGCCTGAGAGTGTTTATGTGTTTGAGTTGAAACTTGCTCCTTTGATGGATTATATCAGCCAAAGATATTTACAGATTCCCACTTTCAAGGCTTATTCTACTTATCCTAATGTAGAACGTGATTTGGCTTTCTTTGCACCCATGGATTTGACGGTGGCAGAAATTACCAACGCTATGCGCAAGGCAGGGGGTAAAACCTTGGTGGATGTGAAGTTATTTGATGAGTATAAGGGGGAAAATGTGCCTGATGGTAAGCGTAGCTTGGCTTTTAGTTTAATTTACAATTCCCCTGATGGTACTTTGAAGGATACTGATGTTGATCCTATTCATAACAAAGTTAGAGATAAATTAGCGAAGCAGTTTCCTGTGGAATTACGCAGTTAATCTGTAGGGTGGGCATTGCCCACCATTACGATTAGAAATTTTCTAAAATACAATTTGGTTGATGATGGTGGATACCACAGAAACTATTACGGAACCAAATAAGGCGTTGAAAAATCCACCTACTTTGAATCCGGGGGTAAAGTAACCCACCAGAGAAAAACAAATGGCGTTAACTACTAGCAGGAATAAACCCAAGGTGACGATGGTAAAAGGGAAGGTGAAAAAGACGAGGATGGGTTTAATAATCCCGTTGACTAATCCCAAAACAAAGGCGCCAATAAAGGCGGCTTGGGCGCTTTCCATGATGATGCCGGGTATGATTACCGAGGCGATATACATGGCCAGGGCTGTAATACACAGGGTAATAAGAAATTCTACCATGATTGATTTATAGTTAAATTTTATTTGTTTTGATTATAGTCAAACTTATTTTATCTTGCGATTTTTGAAAATAAATTTAATAAGTTGATTGTTTTGTTTATGTTTCCTTCAGTGCCTTATGAAATGGGGGAAATATATCAATTATTGAAAATTAGAATTGCCATACTATAGTAACTATGGTTAAAATGGTAAAGTTGTCTAAACGTAAAACCTAGATATAAATATTATTTAAAAACCATGGCAGTACCAAAGAAGAAAACATCTAAATCAAAAAGAGATCAACGTAAAGCTCATTGGAAGAGAAAAGCTAAATTTCAAGCAGACAAAGCTCTATCTTTAGGAAAATCTGTTTTGACCGGTAACTCTAATAGTTTTGTTTATCCTTCTAAGGATGATGACGAAACCGAAGAGTAAGAGTGTTTCATTGTACAAGAGAGGGGTAAGTTTACCCCCTTTTTTTATTTTCCCAAAGATAATTCTCCTTTTTTACCTAAAATTCCTTGGGGTCTTAGGACAATTAAAATCATTAAAATTAAGCCAATAATCATAACTCTTAAAGAGCTTAATTGAGCACTGGAAATAAAGTCATAATTATCAGAAATAAATCTAGTCAAAGACTCGTAAGCCCAAAAAATTGTGGCTCCCAAAATTGTTCCTGCATTGTTTCCTGAGCCACCAATAACGACAATTATCCAAGCATTAAAAGTAATCAGTGCCTCAAAACTACTGGGATAAATGGTGGTAAATTGCCAAGCATAAAAAGAACCCGCTAAACTGGCGATCGCCCCTCCCAACATAAAAGA
The sequence above is a segment of the Cyanobacterium stanieri PCC 7202 genome. Coding sequences within it:
- a CDS encoding ABC transporter related protein (PFAM: ABC transporter~COGs: COG1120 ABC-type cobalamin/Fe3+-siderophores transport systems ATPase components~InterPro IPR003439:IPR017871:IPR003593~KEGG: ava:Ava_4898 ABC transporter-like~PFAM: ABC transporter related~SMART: AAA ATPase~SPTR: ABC transporter-like); translated protein: MPINTYNLYGGYGKSAIIKSVDLDLERGEWLSLVGANGSGKSTLLKLICRILKPSQGKILLDSKDIHNLPPQTVAKKIAILPQQQTIPQGLTVRQLVSLGRTPHQSWYQWDLTGEDQQAVYQALQETELMAYCDRPVSQLSGGERQRAFLALALAQNPQVLLLDEPTTYLDIHYQLQLLELLKKLNKQGLTIITVLHEINLAVRYSDRLALLKQGQIYQIGDIETVLTPENISAVFDVETVIIDTPIGKQICPLTTSVSAYV
- a CDS encoding transport system permease protein (PFAM: FecCD transport family~COGs: COG0609 ABC-type Fe3+-siderophore transport system permease component~InterPro IPR000522~KEGG: amr:AM1_3414 iron compound ABC transporter, permease protein, putative~PFAM: transport system permease protein~SPTR: Iron compound ABC transporter, permease protein, putative) produces the protein MTVETGVRPVETSRSLDSLKSHNSSRKTQLIIIIICVTLLLTFFVSLSSGSVSLTFTEIYQALRGEGAQINQVIIWDLRLPRILAAFVVGAALGTSGALLQGMLRNALATPFLLGISAGAGLVVVVLITLNVFLYMIPLASWLGAILTTALVYSLARTGNGIGVERLILGGVAVSSLFGAIQTTLLLLSDDGRIQRALNWIVGSLNGRGWAELTLASPYILGAIAFACLLARFVNVLNLGDDLAVGLGIPLGRSRLLIGGTATMLAAGAVSIAGLIGFVGLLVPHAMRFLFKSNDYRLLIPMSALGGAMVLSWADLISRIGAVELPVGAVTALIGSPLFVWLLYRRSF
- a CDS encoding GTP-binding protein YchF (PFAM: GTPase of unknown function; Protein of unknown function (DUF933)~TIGRFAM: GTP-binding protein YchF~COGs: COG0012 GTPase probable translation factor~InterPro IPR006073:IPR002917:IPR013029:IPR004396~KEGG: cyh:Cyan8802_3030 GTP-binding protein YchF~PFAM: protein of unknown function DUF933; GTP-binding protein HSR1-related~SPTR: GTP-binding protein YchF;~TIGRFAM: GTP-binding protein YchF); translated protein: MLRAGIVGLPNVGKSTLFNAVVANAKADAANFPFCTIEPNVGVVAVPDERLDVLAKISNSAKVVPTRIEFVDIAGLVKGASKGEGLGNQFLANIREVDAIIHVVRCFDSDDIIHVSGSVDPVRDMEVINLELSLADLTQVERRVERLKKQAKSNNKEAVAEMEILEKILPILNEGKAVRELEFTPEEEEIIKPLGLLTSKPVIYAANVSDEDLATGNQWVEGVKAEATKQNAMVVIVSAQVESELVELGPEEKAEFLESLGVEEGGLQSLIRATYELLGLRTYLTTGETETRAWTIIAGMKAPQAAGVIHSDFERGFIRAETVAYNDLVSCGSMGAAKEKGLVRAEGKEYVVQEGDVLLFRFNV
- a CDS encoding hypothetical protein (KEGG: dwi:Dwil_GK11792 GK11792 gene product from transcript GK11792-RA~SPTR: GA16219), which encodes MKSNNIWTILMILLLGGTSVSLAACAEDGEIAPPPAEEGIEIEEDTETPEGIETEEEETEEETTEGEGQE
- a CDS encoding hypothetical protein (KEGG: cyc:PCC7424_1607 hypothetical protein~SPTR: Putative uncharacterized protein;~manually curated); its protein translation is MGLVKDLQIGDLMCYATLENENGEEFYRGASFEICEQSETYLNQTVALSYEMVNINDCESIEPCGKTRQEEIITAMEIIP
- a CDS encoding membrane protein of unknown function (PFAM: Membrane protein of unknown function~COGs: COG1950 membrane protein~InterPro IPR007165~KEGG: cyh:Cyan8802_2165 membrane protein of unknown function~PFAM: membrane protein of unknown function~SPTR: Putative uncharacterized protein), with amino-acid sequence MVEFLITLCITALAMYIASVIIPGIIMESAQAAFIGAFVLGLVNGIIKPILVFFTFPFTIVTLGLFLLVVNAICFSLVGYFTPGFKVGGFFNALFGSVIVSVVSTIINQIVF
- a CDS encoding LSU ribosomal protein L32P (PFAM: Ribosomal L32p protein family~TIGRFAM: ribosomal protein L32~InterPro IPR002677~KEGG: syf:Synpcc7942_0997 50S ribosomal protein L32~PFAM: ribosomal L32p protein~SPTR: 50S ribosomal protein L32;~TIGRFAM: ribosomal protein L32), with product MAVPKKKTSKSKRDQRKAHWKRKAKFQADKALSLGKSVLTGNSNSFVYPSKDDDETEE